In Pseudomonadota bacterium, the DNA window TCCACTGCCGGTCCACCTCCGCCAGGGCTCTTTCCGAAAGCTCTCCAAGATTCTTGCCATCCAGAATCGGCGTCAGATGCTGAAGCCGGATGGTTTTCCCTCGGCCTTCCACTCCCCCTTTGTCGTGCCCTTCGCCGGGACGGGCAAAACAGGGTTCGAAAATATAGTGGCTGGACATGGCGAGAAAACGGTCCGTCAGTTTCCGCTCATTCCTCAAGCCCACTAGTTTTTTCACCGCTGAACTCAGGTTGTCGTAGACTCCCCGACATCGGGCTTTAACCTTCAGGATTTCATTTCAAAACATAGTCTTCAGATAAAAGCTGTCAAAAACAAAGGCTCTATGACCATTCACGAGCTTCAATCCTGTCCTTGGGGTCAACAGCACGGGAGCGGGGACAAGCCAGGCGACAGTTGCATATTCCAGTTTGCCAGCGGTGCCGTGGGCTTTAAATGCCAGCATAACACCTGCACAAATCGCACTTGGAAGGATTATCGTTCACTTTATGAACCTGGCTATGATGAGCGGAAAACAGAACTTACTACTACTTCTCATACTATTGTCGTTCCTAAATTCCTGACAGCCGTGGAAATCTGCTCCACCCAATTCGCTCCCATAAAGTGGATTGTTCCCGCCTTGATTCCAGAAGGGCTGACCATCTTGTGCGGGAAGCCGAAGACGGGAAAGAGCTGGGCGGTCCTTGATTTAGCCGTTCAAGTGGCATCTGGTGGCAAGGTGTTGGGTAAAATTCCAGTAGAACTGGCGGCGGCCAACGAAAAAGGGACCACTCACACACCATTTTATCAATAGTTCTAACTGAACGTCCCAGCCGCCGTGCTACCTCAGCCCGACGGAGAATGCGTGTTTCCTGCTGCTCCACTGGTTTGGGCTGTGTTGCCTGCCTGCCGTGATTGCGGACACTTGCAATTATCACGGCTCGGTCGTTGGGCGTCACGGTTGGGTCGGCTCTCAAAATGGCTTTAACAGCGTCTACGGTTGTAGGCAAAGGCATTACTCCTCCAATTCTTTTAACAAGAGTTCGTCAATCTTCCGCTCTCAACCATTCTTCATAGACTCGTGACTGCACCGTTAGTATTTTTCCCGACTGAATTCTGCTCTCCAGTTGGTCACAGAGCTGTTTGATTTTCCCGTCCCCCAGCTGAAATCGCTGATACATCAAGAACCGATATGTCCATAACGGCTTGTGCAGATTCCATCGGGGCGACATCGGAGGGAAGTATTCCAGAAACAAAAGTTCCACCAGGTTAAACTGATGGCACAAGCAGTCACTAAATAAAGTCGCCATTAATGTGAATGCTCCCTTGTCGCAATCATAATGTAGCCCATCCTTTTTTGTTGCCAGGGCTTCGCATTTTCTGAACAACGGTGGGGCTTTCTTCAATAAATTGTCGTCTAGAATCATTCCGTGGGCAGACCTTTCCAGATATTTAACCCAACCAATCAGGTCTAGTGTTTTCTGGCTCATTTGTCTTCGCCCTTATCAGAGACATCAACCTGAAAACTGAACATATTGTTGGTTATGGACACATCCTTCCCCTTCACGCCGTAATGAGCCAAGATGGTTTCCATTGATTTTTCCAGTTGAAATTTTAACAAGTCTGTTTTTGTCACTATTAATCGCAAGTTGTTATTTTGCGTGACATATTCAGTAATATTTTCGTGCTCTTCGCATCGCCTTACCTTTATTTGGGTAGCAGCTGGTGTCTTGGCAACATCATCGCTAATTTCTTTTGAAATAAATTCGTTCAAAAGCCGATGAATTAATTCGATGTGAAATTGAAATAGAAGATTATCCCCTTTAGTCATAAATCCAAACTGTTTATGACGGTACGCCCTTGCCAAAGAGTCATAATTCTTTTTTTCCGCCAATTTAACGAACACATCCCAATTAAGAAGGATGAGCAATTCGCCAAAAAAATCCGCAAAAGAATGCTTTTTGTAAATTTGGTGAGATAAATCCTGGAGAGTGATGCCCAAATCCAAACGATAATTTACCGAAAACTGGATGTCGCCTTCAATATCCCCTGCGGAAATAATCTTAATGGGTATCCGCTTCGATAATATCCGATTCAAGGAACGGAAAAAACCGCCGTCTAAATCGCCCAGATCCTTTTTTGCCTCCCTCTCCGCTGTTTCAGTCGTCGGCATAAGTCGTCATCCCGATATACGGACACGCATTTAGCAGGTGGTTTATTTATTCAATTCGTATTACAAATTCCAAAATATTTTTAAAAACGACAACGCAAATCTGTCAAAAAGGGGTAGTTCAGTATAAATTCCTAGCTCTAAACAGGCTAAATAATACCCACTTAATGCCCTGTCATATTGATTCCGATGCCGTTTAATGGGCACGATTTGATTGCGCCGCCAGGAGCCTAAAGCATTTTTAATAAAATGAAGCAGTCCCGATTCGGAAAATTGAAGCGGTTCTGAAGAGCATAAAACTGCCAGTCAGGAAAAAAAAGATAGAAAAACCGATGTTGGAGCCGTCAATACTGAAGACCCAGAGACTCAATAAAATAACTACAACGAATAAGAGCCAAACACAATTGTCCCCGCTGATGTCCCAATAGACGGAAAACAGCGATAAAAGGCAGGCGATTGAATAAATTATGAAACTTGCTACCCAGAACACTAAAATCCAAAAAAGCCCGAGGAAGATTGAGCCCAAAAGGAAAAATGCCATTAAAAAGATGAAGGCGTTTGCTCCTTGATATAATTTTCAAGAGCGTGACTGTATTTTGAAAACATTTGCAACAGCCTCAACAGTTCTTCTTTAATAACAGCACCCCCTTCTTCGGCGGGGTTTTCTTTGAGAATATTAATGCTTTTGTCTATATTTTGCGTGATGACCTCTACCATTTGAAATATTTGCTGGGCTTTTGTATCTTGGGAAGGATTGTCCATTTCCGCCAACATTCTGTCCACTTCGCTGGTGTCCACTTCCTCGCCTGGCTTCAGCATTTCGCAGGCAGGAATTCCGTATTTTACCGAGGCTTTAACTGGTGATGGAACAGGTCTTGGTATCTTTGCCGTTACGGGTTGCGGGGGAAAATGATAGTCGGACAGGCTTTTAATGGGCTTCTGTCTTCTGGGGACAGGCAACTCCCATTGACTTGGAAAGAGACTGAAAATAATCCACCCCCTGTTCAATTGAAATATTCCACTCAATAATCATCGGTCCTTCACTGCCATCTTATGCGTTTTATAACAGAAATCGGGCAATAAGTCAAGCCTAAAGACAACAAAAACGGGGGTCAAACGGGGATTGGCGGGGCAAGAGGGGACTCAAGAAGAGAAGGTAGCCTGCTGGTTAGTGCTCTTCCTGTGCGAATGTGATATTTAGCAGGTCGGCGCTACTTGATACTTGCGTTGTTATGTCTGATATATCCCCTATGAAGAGTTCAAAAGGATTTTTTGGCGGGGATGGGGCAAAGACGAAGCGGTACTCGCTTTGATATGCGAAATTATCGGGCTTCTGAAATGGAGTCCTATTTCCACGGTATGTCTTTGTGCAGAAGTATTTCACAACGCCATAACGACAGGCAATGTTGTGTTCTTGGCAAGAGCGCTTGATTCTATCAATGAAAGTGGCAAGGTTGAGCACGAGAACACAATGACCACCGAACCCC includes these proteins:
- a CDS encoding AAA family ATPase — its product is MVVPKFLTAVEICSTQFAPIKWIVPALIPEGLTILCGKPKTGKSWAVLDLAVQVASGGKVLGKIPVELAAANEKGTTHTPFYQ